CGAATATCTACTCTTCTTCGAGATACGTTCTGGGTTGTACCTCTTGGGTGGGACGCCCCTTGTGGTTCGATAAGGGAGTATGTACTGTCCTGTATCTCCATCAATCGCAGCAGTCTCTATCGGTTCCAGTTCTGTCACAGAGTCATTAGGAATATTCGTACTATTGACTCCAGGTTCAGTAATTACCTCAGATATCACTGGAGGAGGACTATCGGGAGAAGGCGAGTGAGGAGGCTCCGCTGTTGACAAGACAGGCTCTGCGGCAGTACTAACTGTCTCTGTTGGTTCCGCGACAGAGTTGCTTGGTGGTGACACAAACCAACTTAGAGGTCCACTCGTCCTATCAATAGTTCTACTCTCCCCCTGACCACTAAGGTTGGTGTAGTAATACTCACACTCAAGAAAGTTGCAATTCATAGTGGTTATTATCTTCCTAGAGGATGGATCAAAGCACCTATACCCCTTTTGGTTGATTCCATACCCcaaaaaacacattttatGGCGCAACCGGAAAATTTGGTTCTTTCGTGTTTTGGAACATGGACATACACGGAACACCCAAAAATTTTAAGTGGTAAGGTAAGTGGTTCAGGTACTTTGGCTAGGGAAGATAAAAGTTGTAAAGGAGTTttcatgtttaaaatttttgttcgTAGACGGTTAACTAAATACACAGATGTAGCAACAGTCTCAGGCCATAAAAATTTTGGAACATTAGAATCAAAAAACAAGGCACGAGTAATTTCCAAAATGATCCTATTTTTCCTTTCAGCTACTTCATTTTGTTCGGGTGTATATGGGCAAGAGGTTTGGTGAACTAACCCTTTATCCACGAAAAAATTTGACATTTCCCGATTTACAAACTCCCTCCCGTTGTCTGACCTAAGAATTTTAATGGTTGTCtgaaattgagtttgaacCAGTTTGTAAAAAAGGACAAATTTTTCGTACACCTCagatttgtttttcaaaaaatatacccACGTCATTCTCGAACAATCAtccacaaacaataaaaaatatttaaaaccatGATCACCAGTAACGGGTGCACGACCCTAGACATCAGCATGTACCAAAGAAAAAAGACTCTTAACTCGAGTTTCAGATGACTTAAACGATTGTCTGTGGCTTTTGGCCAAAACACAAGATTCGCAATCAAAGTtcttaaaatgagaaaacttaggaaaaagtaatttaaaataaccaTGAGATGGGTGACCATAACGTCTATGCCACAACCAAGCTTCTCGAGTCGCAGATCCGTGAGCCAGCATTGCGGCACTCCCTTGGTGAGCCATCTCGTCAACATAGTAGAGGCCTTGAcgctcagtgccacgcccaattATCCTCCTCGTCCTGATATCCTGTAATACACAGAAATTAGGATGCATTAGTAGCGTACAATTTCATTCCTTCGTCACGTGACTAATAGACATCAACTTGTGAGATAATTTGGGAACATAGAGACAATTCGACAATTTTAGCGTGGGAGAAATCTCAATTGTTCCACTACCCTCTACTGATGTTAATTCCCCATCTGCAGTCTGTATTtgacttttcatttttccacaaaaatccaaaaaatccCTCCTATCATGAGTCATAGTATCAGTCGCCccacaataaaaaatccaccctctatctttttctctcGGCTTACATTCTACATTACATGCAATAGGCAATTTGTGCAAGATTTCAAATCTATTGGGGCTGACAAATGCATTATCACATAATATGGGGtcatttatcaaaatactCAAACTATGGGGGTCAGATTGTGAGACATGGGGTtcaatatgtaattttttcaaaaaagagGGGCTGGcaggaaaattataaattgggCTAGGGTTTCTCAAACCCAGCCCATTACCTCCTGGGAAAATCCCGCCGCCGCTCTCTTCTCCTCCGACGCGTCCGGCGAAGGCTGCCTGCCCGACTTCTTCGCCTCgcctgccgccgccgccgcgtgGAGTTTCTCCGTCGGCGCCTCTCCCACGGGAATTGAACTCTGTTCCACCGGCTTCCTCCACTCCGATGGCCAATCGTGCCTTTCCCTTTTGAGTTTCATCCCACCATTCCGGGAATCCCACTAATTTGAAGCAGGTTTCCTTGGTATGTTTATTCATCCCGTAATGAGAGCACCACAACTTGGTTTTGTCTGGCTTGTTGGCTCCACCGCGGCGGTTGTTGGTGGCGGCGGGGTGTTGGGTCTGCTGGCGGGGCGGCGCCGGTTGGGATGAGGT
The genomic region above belongs to Salvia hispanica cultivar TCC Black 2014 chromosome 3, UniMelb_Shisp_WGS_1.0, whole genome shotgun sequence and contains:
- the LOC125209817 gene encoding uncharacterized protein LOC125209817, with the translated sequence MKLKRERHDWPSEWRKPVEQSSIPVGEAPTEKLHAAAAAGEAKKSGRQPSPDASEEKRAAAGFSQEDIRTRRIIGRGTERQGLYYVDEMAHQGSAAMLAHGSATREAWLWHRRYGHPSHGYFKLLFPKFSHFKNFDCESCVLAKSHRQSFKSSETRVKSLFSLVHADV